In the Acomys russatus chromosome 11, mAcoRus1.1, whole genome shotgun sequence genome, one interval contains:
- the Polr1c gene encoding DNA-directed RNA polymerases I and III subunit RPAC1: protein MAAAQAVEEMRTRVVLGEFGVRNVHTTDFPGNYSGYDDAWDQDRFEKNFRVDVVHMDEHTLEFDMVGIDAAIANAFRRILLAEVPTMAVEKVLVYNNTSIVQDEILAHRLGLIPILADPRLFEYRNQGEEEGTEIDTLQFRLQVRCTRNPHAAKDSSDPNELYVNHKVYTRHMVWVPLGNQADVFPEGTIRPVHDDILIAQLRPGQEIDLIMHCVKGIGKDHAKFSPVATASYRLLPDITLLEPVEGEAAEELCQCFSPGVIEVQEIEGKKVARVANPRLDTFSREIFRNEKLKKAVRLARVRDHYIFSVESTGVLPPDVLVSEAIKTLMGKCRRFLDELDAVQMD from the exons ATGGCGGCCGCCCAAGCAGTGGAGGAAATGCGGACTCGCGTGGTTCTAGGAGAGTTCGGGGTTCGCAAT GTTCATACCACTGACTTTCCCGGTAACTACTCTGGTTATGATGATGCCTGGGACCAGGACCGCTTCGAGAAG AATTTCCGTGTGGACGTGGTACATATGGATGAACACACACTGGAGTTTGACATGGTGGGAATTGATGCTGCCATTGCGAATGCTTTCCGGAGAATACTGTTGGCTGAG GTGCCAACAATGGCTGTGGAGAAGGTTCTGGTGTATAACAACACGTCCATTGTCCAGGATGAGATCCTTGCTCACCGCCTGGGGCTCATCCCCATTCTCGCTGATCCTCGTCTTTTTGAATATCGGAACCAAG gagaagaagaagggacaGAGATAGACACACTGCAGTTTCGGCTACAGGTCAGATGTACCAGGAACCCCCATGCAGCTAAGGACTCCTCTGACCCCAATGAACTCTATGTAAACCACAAAG TTTATACCAGGCATATGGTATGGGTCCCCCTGGGAAATCAGGCTGATGTCTTTCCGGAGGGCACAATTCGTCCGGTGCATGATGACATCCTCATCGCTCAGCTCCGGCCTGGCCAAGAGATCGATTTGATCATGCACTGCGTCAAGGGCATTG GTAAAGATCATGCCAAGTTCTCACCAGTGGCAACAGCCAGCTACAGGCTCCTGCCAGACATCACCCTGCTTGAGCCTGTGGAAGGGGAGGCAGCTGAGGAGCTGTGCCAGTGCTTCTCACCTGGTGTAATTGAGGTGCAGGAAATAGAAG GTAAAAAGGTGGCCAGAGTTGCCAATCCTCGGCTGGATACCTTCAGCAGAGAAATCTTCCGGAACGAGAAGCTGAAGAAGGCTGTGCGCCTTGCCCGAGTCCGGGACCATTATATCT TTTCTGTGGAGTCGACTGGAGTTTTGCCACCAGATGTGCTGGTGAGTGAAGCCATCAAAACACTGATGGGGAAGTGCCGGCGGTTCCTGGACGAGCTAGACGCAGTGCAGATGGACTGA